One Mesotoga sp. UBA6090 DNA segment encodes these proteins:
- a CDS encoding ABC transporter substrate-binding protein has product MRKILLIIMLSIITVTSLLSQKIVVAVMQDPDFLDPHRAAASGTYEMMFNVFEGLLKPDPNGTVIPAVAESYSISEDGMIYTFALRSGVKFHDGSMVTVDDVLYSLNRLKGTDGERGLSSDFEKFVSKIEAVDDKTVRVELSTLNTDFLEKFIVAIIPESNENHEKNPVGTGPFKFVEYRPGQRLVIEKFEEYWNPELPKVEEVEFRIIPDNQAAIMSFLAGEVQILPRLDAIQAMVLGDRYNLITGEQNMVQLMAMNHAVSPFDDIRIRRAINHAVDKEEVIEIVADGYGTELGSNMSPIMSKYYREGLEDYYEPSVEKAKALLSEAGYPDGFDTKITVPSNYQFHIDTAQVIVEQLKRVGIRAEIELVEWSVWLDRVYTARDYEMTIIGLTGKLSAYEILRRYVSDYPRNFYNYSSSEYDRIISLAIEKTAVEEKASMFKRAQEILTEDAAAVYIMDPNFIVALAPNLHGYTIYPLYVQDMSTLYYR; this is encoded by the coding sequence ATGAGAAAGATTCTCTTGATAATCATGCTTTCTATTATTACTGTGACCAGTTTGCTATCTCAAAAAATTGTGGTCGCAGTGATGCAGGATCCCGATTTTCTTGATCCACATAGAGCGGCTGCTTCGGGCACTTACGAAATGATGTTCAATGTGTTCGAGGGTCTTCTCAAGCCCGATCCCAATGGAACTGTAATACCCGCCGTAGCCGAAAGCTACAGTATTTCTGAAGACGGTATGATCTACACATTTGCTCTCAGGAGCGGAGTGAAGTTTCATGACGGATCAATGGTTACAGTAGACGATGTTTTGTACTCTTTGAACCGACTCAAAGGGACTGACGGCGAGAGAGGACTTTCTTCCGATTTTGAGAAGTTTGTTTCGAAGATTGAAGCGGTAGATGATAAGACTGTCAGGGTCGAACTCAGTACACTCAACACTGACTTTCTTGAGAAGTTCATAGTGGCAATTATTCCGGAAAGTAACGAGAATCATGAGAAGAATCCTGTAGGAACCGGGCCTTTCAAATTCGTAGAGTATAGACCGGGTCAGAGGCTTGTTATCGAAAAGTTTGAGGAATACTGGAATCCAGAGCTGCCAAAAGTTGAGGAAGTTGAATTTAGAATAATTCCCGACAATCAGGCAGCAATAATGAGTTTCCTGGCAGGCGAGGTTCAGATACTTCCGAGACTCGATGCAATTCAGGCAATGGTGTTAGGAGATCGATACAATCTAATAACTGGCGAACAGAATATGGTTCAGCTGATGGCGATGAACCACGCGGTGAGCCCGTTTGATGACATAAGAATTAGAAGAGCGATAAACCATGCTGTGGACAAGGAAGAGGTAATTGAGATTGTAGCAGATGGTTACGGAACAGAACTAGGATCAAACATGTCGCCGATCATGAGCAAGTATTACAGAGAGGGTCTTGAGGACTACTACGAACCCAGTGTCGAGAAAGCAAAAGCGCTTCTCTCAGAAGCTGGATATCCAGATGGGTTTGACACAAAGATCACGGTGCCTTCCAACTATCAATTTCATATAGATACTGCCCAGGTAATTGTGGAACAGCTTAAGAGAGTGGGGATAAGGGCGGAGATCGAGCTTGTCGAGTGGAGCGTCTGGTTGGACAGAGTTTATACAGCAAGAGATTACGAAATGACAATAATCGGTCTTACTGGCAAACTGAGTGCTTACGAAATATTGAGACGATATGTTTCCGACTATCCGAGAAATTTTTACAACTATTCCAGCAGTGAATACGACCGCATAATTAGTCTGGCTATCGAAAAAACTGCCGTCGAAGAAAAAGCATCTATGTTCAAAAGAGCTCAAGAGATTCTTACTGAAGATGCCGCTGCAGTTTACATTATGGATCCCAACTTTATCGTTGCTCTCGCTCCCAATTTGCACGGATACACGATCTATCCTCTTTACGTGCAAGATATGTCGACTCTCTATTATCGCTAA
- a CDS encoding ABC transporter permease, protein MFIYLKKLFAMILTVLLVSLITFVTFEIIPGNPALTRLGVDAQESQYEALSAELGLNDPLEIRLSRWLKGLFTGDLGISMRYSVPVSELILDRLPVTISLAVMSLVLIVLIGIPLGIVSAKYGERLPGILITLISQIGMAIPSFWSGIILIYIFGIVLRWVSPGGFVPWSEDAYGAFKSLILPAIAIALPSIASIIRYTRNSIMDQMKNDYVQLALSKGLNLNSVLLRHVLKNALIPIITVLGMIAANILGGAIVIEQVFTLPGVGRLLINAITTRDLPLVQGMVLYIAFIIVVINFFIDVIYTVIDPRIRLDQRV, encoded by the coding sequence GTGTTTATTTATTTAAAGAAGCTCTTTGCCATGATTCTAACAGTGCTTCTGGTTTCGTTGATAACCTTTGTTACATTTGAGATCATTCCGGGCAATCCTGCGTTGACAAGACTTGGCGTGGATGCTCAAGAATCCCAGTATGAAGCCTTGTCAGCCGAACTAGGTTTGAATGATCCATTAGAGATTAGGCTGTCCAGATGGTTGAAAGGGCTTTTCACGGGCGATCTTGGAATCTCAATGAGATACTCCGTTCCTGTATCGGAATTAATCCTCGACAGATTGCCCGTAACAATTTCTCTCGCAGTGATGTCTTTGGTCCTGATTGTCCTAATAGGAATTCCTCTTGGTATTGTTAGCGCAAAGTACGGTGAGAGGCTTCCGGGAATCCTGATCACATTAATCTCACAGATTGGGATGGCAATTCCATCTTTCTGGAGTGGGATTATCTTGATCTATATCTTTGGAATCGTCCTTCGCTGGGTATCGCCTGGAGGATTTGTTCCTTGGAGTGAGGATGCTTATGGAGCGTTCAAATCACTTATTCTACCTGCCATCGCGATAGCACTTCCCTCAATTGCTTCAATCATAAGATACACTAGAAACTCTATAATGGATCAGATGAAGAATGATTATGTACAACTTGCACTGTCGAAAGGACTGAACCTGAATTCAGTGCTATTGAGACATGTACTCAAAAATGCCCTGATTCCCATTATCACTGTACTCGGAATGATAGCGGCAAACATTCTAGGCGGAGCAATTGTAATAGAACAGGTTTTCACGCTTCCCGGTGTGGGAAGACTTCTGATAAACGCTATCACGACCAGGGATCTTCCTCTAGTACAGGGAATGGTTTTGTACATAGCTTTCATAATTGTTGTTATAAACTTCTTTATCGATGTCATATATACAGTTATAGACCCAAGAATAAGATTGGATCAGAGGGTTTAA
- a CDS encoding ABC transporter permease, whose translation MNKRRMNLWIGIVLISILMLMMIVSLFYTPFPVTEINRLERFEPPSMRHLLGTDNFGRDVLSRIMKGSQTAFFVGLVAVSIGSVFGVLIGAISGYFGGIVDEIIMRIVDAMMAFPSILLALMFVSVFGVGLRNTIIAIGIMSIPSFARITRSGFVQHKELDYVKNAKIKGVSNLRIMFRHILPNVLSPIVVAASMGFANAVLAEAALSYLGLGIQPPNPSWGRMLSESQVFITVSPWYAIAPGIFITLLVLGFNFLGDGIRDIRENR comes from the coding sequence ATGAACAAAAGGAGGATGAATCTATGGATTGGAATAGTGTTGATTTCCATTCTGATGTTAATGATGATAGTCAGTCTATTCTACACTCCCTTTCCTGTAACGGAGATCAATAGACTTGAACGATTTGAACCTCCCTCAATGCGTCATCTCTTGGGCACAGACAACTTCGGAAGAGATGTGCTCAGCAGAATAATGAAAGGATCCCAAACGGCTTTCTTTGTGGGATTAGTCGCGGTATCGATTGGCAGTGTTTTCGGTGTACTTATCGGCGCAATCTCTGGTTACTTCGGAGGAATAGTTGACGAGATAATAATGAGAATTGTCGATGCTATGATGGCTTTCCCCAGCATTCTTCTTGCACTGATGTTTGTTTCCGTTTTTGGAGTAGGCTTGAGAAACACGATTATTGCAATCGGCATAATGTCAATCCCTTCGTTTGCCAGAATCACAAGAAGCGGTTTCGTTCAACACAAAGAGCTGGATTACGTCAAGAATGCAAAGATAAAGGGCGTCTCGAATTTGCGGATAATGTTCAGACACATTTTGCCAAATGTGCTTTCCCCAATTGTCGTTGCTGCTTCGATGGGATTTGCAAACGCAGTTCTGGCCGAAGCGGCGCTCAGCTATCTTGGGCTTGGAATTCAGCCGCCCAATCCCAGCTGGGGAAGAATGCTGAGTGAGTCTCAGGTCTTCATAACCGTCAGTCCCTGGTACGCGATAGCACCCGGAATCTTTATTACACTTCTTGTGCTGGGATTCAACTTCCTAGGAGATGGGATCAGAGATATTAGAGAGAATAGGTGA
- a CDS encoding ABC transporter ATP-binding protein: MNCESESLLEIKDLKIAFKTPEGIFHAVKGISLEVGKREIVGIVGESGCGKTVTALSIMHLLPDNSIATGSIYFSGIDLLSLKENETRETRGRDISMIFQDSLSSLNPLMKVGRQIEENLMIHTSLDSRDRFLEVLDIMNKVGLPDPEQTYNKYPHELSGGMRQRIAIAIAIVCNPDLIIADEPTTALDVTVQAQILELLRKINRESNSSIIFISHNLGVVREICSIVYVMYAGHIVEKAPVNRLFTDPAHPYTMGLIKAIPKRDSKGKELFDIRGRVPSIADSIPGCPFEPRCDYAVERCKKEFPGFKKMANDHKARCFLAGDV; this comes from the coding sequence ATGAATTGTGAAAGCGAATCCTTACTAGAAATCAAAGATCTCAAAATTGCATTCAAGACTCCAGAAGGGATTTTTCATGCTGTCAAAGGGATATCTCTTGAAGTAGGGAAGAGAGAAATCGTTGGGATAGTCGGAGAATCCGGTTGCGGAAAGACTGTGACGGCATTGTCAATAATGCACCTCTTGCCTGATAATTCAATCGCTACTGGAAGTATTTATTTTTCCGGCATCGATCTTCTTTCACTCAAAGAAAATGAAACGAGAGAAACTCGCGGAAGAGACATATCAATGATTTTCCAAGACTCCCTCTCCTCTCTAAATCCCCTTATGAAAGTAGGAAGACAAATCGAAGAGAACCTCATGATACACACTTCTCTCGACAGTAGGGACAGATTTTTAGAAGTACTGGATATCATGAACAAGGTAGGCCTCCCGGACCCAGAACAGACTTATAACAAATACCCTCACGAACTCTCCGGTGGGATGAGACAGAGAATAGCTATTGCTATTGCTATCGTATGTAATCCTGATCTGATTATCGCAGATGAACCAACGACAGCTCTGGACGTCACAGTTCAGGCACAGATACTGGAACTTCTGAGAAAGATAAACCGTGAGAGCAACTCTTCTATTATTTTTATCTCGCACAATCTCGGAGTAGTTCGTGAGATCTGCTCAATAGTCTACGTTATGTATGCCGGGCACATCGTTGAGAAAGCACCTGTCAATAGGCTCTTCACTGATCCGGCCCATCCTTACACAATGGGCCTTATAAAAGCCATACCCAAGAGAGACTCAAAAGGCAAAGAGCTTTTCGACATTCGCGGCCGAGTGCCGTCAATAGCGGATTCAATTCCCGGTTGCCCATTTGAGCCAAGATGTGACTACGCTGTCGAAAGATGCAAGAAAGAGTTCCCCGGCTTCAAAAAGATGGCCAATGATCACAAAGCGAGATGCTTCCTTGCTGGAGACGTTTGA
- a CDS encoding ABC transporter ATP-binding protein, translated as MKRGILETHDLRKHYTLKRTRLLKKPGSIKALNGVSLSISKGESFGLVGESGCGKSTAAYTILGLLKPTEGRVLFKGDDVTSLKRDQKREFRKKVQLIFQDTSGSLNPKGKVEWILREPLRAMGMQKREIKELILESMNLVGLDKDLLGRFPHELSGGQKQRVGIMNALILNPEVVIADEPISSLDVSIQAQILNLMNDLKERLSLTYLFISHDLNVVHYFCDRIAVMYLGEIVELSESEELYRSPLHPYTQSLLSAIPGETGHKPERIILEGDAPSPLNPPTGCFFHPRCFRRMEICSSVKPQRIEVTKDHFVSCHLY; from the coding sequence ATGAAGAGAGGTATTCTGGAGACTCATGACCTTAGAAAACATTACACGCTGAAAAGAACCCGATTGCTGAAGAAGCCGGGATCGATCAAGGCACTTAACGGAGTTTCCTTAAGTATTTCTAAAGGAGAATCTTTCGGACTTGTAGGTGAGTCCGGTTGTGGAAAATCAACGGCCGCCTATACAATCCTGGGGCTTTTAAAACCGACGGAGGGGAGGGTCCTCTTCAAAGGCGATGATGTAACTTCGCTGAAGAGAGATCAGAAACGGGAATTCAGAAAGAAGGTTCAGCTAATCTTTCAAGACACTTCCGGTTCCTTGAATCCAAAAGGAAAAGTCGAATGGATACTGAGAGAACCTTTGAGAGCAATGGGAATGCAGAAGAGAGAGATCAAAGAGCTGATTCTGGAGAGTATGAACCTTGTGGGACTGGACAAGGATCTGTTGGGAAGATTCCCTCACGAGCTTTCTGGAGGTCAAAAACAGCGCGTAGGAATCATGAATGCGTTAATTCTAAATCCTGAAGTCGTAATAGCCGATGAACCGATTTCTTCCCTCGACGTCTCTATCCAGGCACAAATACTTAACCTAATGAACGACCTTAAGGAGAGGCTTTCTCTGACCTATCTCTTCATTTCTCATGACTTAAACGTTGTTCATTACTTCTGCGACAGAATAGCCGTCATGTATCTTGGTGAAATCGTTGAGCTCTCTGAATCTGAAGAGCTGTATAGATCACCGCTTCACCCATATACTCAGTCCCTCCTTTCGGCAATTCCCGGTGAAACCGGTCATAAGCCCGAAAGAATAATACTTGAAGGCGATGCTCCCAGTCCTTTGAACCCCCCAACAGGATGCTTCTTTCACCCCAGATGTTTCAGGAGAATGGAGATTTGTTCGAGTGTGAAACCGCAAAGGATCGAGGTAACGAAAGATCATTTTGTAAGCTGTCACCTTTACTGA
- a CDS encoding MFS transporter produces the protein MNNMVELMKSNIKKNYVFSFLMNMRLSSGLWMIYMAFKGMSLTQIGFLEGIFHVTSLTMEVPTGSIADLFGRKLSRVIGRCLSLASILVLIGATSFFHFTIFMVLAALSYNLESGSGEALVYDSLKYLKTEENFMSVLGKQEAIFQVSSVAALLIGGFLGTYNYHYAFWVSAGIIAFSAVYSLSFTEPPIPESVGRNSKTFRGFLKQIVDSFSIIARDKKVAFLIFFVQTILAFSACIFFYIQNYWKALGRTEFQIGIYLAAGSFLAGLVAMKVQRLSHLLKEKKVLIILPLVSVASMWGVALCSNKLPFFMVVTMIEAMLFVAGNDYINKLIPSRSRATIISFASMMYSLVMIVFFPIFGRIADTISFGPAFVSLAVTASCLYALSMYLLKKIG, from the coding sequence ATGAATAATATGGTTGAGCTCATGAAAAGCAACATAAAGAAGAATTACGTATTCTCTTTTCTTATGAACATGAGACTGTCGAGCGGTCTCTGGATGATCTACATGGCCTTCAAGGGAATGAGTTTGACGCAGATCGGTTTCCTTGAAGGAATATTCCACGTGACCTCTTTGACGATGGAGGTCCCCACCGGATCTATAGCAGACTTGTTCGGGAGAAAGCTCAGCAGAGTTATCGGGAGGTGTCTCTCTCTTGCGAGTATTCTAGTGTTAATCGGTGCAACCAGCTTCTTTCATTTTACCATTTTCATGGTACTCGCTGCACTTTCGTATAACCTGGAATCGGGTTCTGGAGAGGCTCTTGTATATGACTCTCTCAAATATCTGAAAACAGAAGAGAATTTCATGTCGGTTCTTGGAAAGCAGGAGGCAATATTTCAAGTGTCTTCAGTTGCTGCGCTTCTGATCGGTGGGTTCCTGGGAACGTACAATTATCACTATGCATTCTGGGTTTCCGCCGGGATCATCGCATTTTCGGCGGTCTATTCTCTTTCGTTCACAGAACCACCTATCCCCGAATCGGTGGGCCGTAACTCAAAAACCTTCCGGGGCTTCTTGAAGCAGATTGTTGATAGCTTTTCAATAATCGCTAGAGATAAAAAGGTTGCATTTCTTATCTTTTTTGTTCAGACTATACTCGCATTCAGCGCCTGCATATTTTTTTACATTCAGAACTACTGGAAAGCACTTGGTCGCACTGAGTTTCAGATTGGCATATACCTCGCGGCCGGGTCATTTCTAGCCGGATTAGTGGCCATGAAGGTTCAGAGGCTATCTCATCTACTGAAGGAGAAGAAAGTCCTGATCATACTGCCTCTTGTTTCCGTCGCATCCATGTGGGGTGTGGCTCTTTGTTCAAACAAGTTACCTTTCTTCATGGTTGTAACTATGATTGAGGCCATGTTGTTCGTAGCGGGTAACGACTACATAAACAAGCTGATTCCATCCAGGAGTAGGGCAACGATAATATCCTTTGCAAGTATGATGTACAGCTTAGTGATGATAGTCTTTTTTCCCATCTTTGGAAGAATCGCTGACACAATCTCGTTTGGACCTGCTTTTGTCTCGCTGGCTGTAACGGCAAGCTGTCTTTATGCGCTTAGCATGTATTTACTCAAGAAGATCGGATGA